The Brachypodium distachyon strain Bd21 chromosome 4, Brachypodium_distachyon_v3.0, whole genome shotgun sequence nucleotide sequence gcggTAGAGCTTCTTCCTatcggaagattgctcgccgcTGACCGTTATCGCGCCCTTCGGGCttgggatcttcatgcacaagaagttgtggtggatggcggcGCAAAGACGGTTTAGTGTCGTCCTCCCGACGATGGCATTAAAACaggcctccatatccaccacgtcgaagcgcacgagctcggtccGATGGTTTGTGGCGTCTCCGAAGGTTGTGAGGAGCTCGATTTGTCCGAGTAGCTGAATGGATTTCCCCGGCACGAAGCCGGTgaggggataaagggatggttgcagcgagccgttcttgtatcccccttgtggctccatcagcttctttaacGTGCTCGGATATAAGATGTtggcggagcttccgccatccacaagaatcttcttgagctcgcaattggcgacgatcgccgtcacaaagagggcgtcgtcatgtgggaagcgtatccccttggcgtcttcttcggtgaaggcaattggcacgctcgcccacttgggtggtggtgtcggggtgaaggttcccacgacgttgacttcgcgagaatactccttgcgttgccgCTTCGATCCCCGTCccgtggcggagcccccgagcatcactccgacgtgatgTGCGGGTTCCTAGAACGGGACGTTATCCTCCTTGGGTGCTGGGTCAGCGacaaggacgttggcggggcgtgGAGCCTCGGTTGTCCTCTCGTCCTTGCGCCAAGCTTGCATTCGTGCCTGGAATTCTTCGCGAGCCAcgatgagagtgttgcacCCTTTGGTGCTGTGACTTGCCGAGATGTAGATGAGACATCTCCCAGTTCCTCCCTCGGCGGGGCGAGGTGGTttcttgggttgccaagtcttttgggatgatgcttgtccttcgacggcgaagattttccgggcttggtcgccaggggcctttttcccccacctcctcttcttcttagAAGACGGAGTGGGCGCAaggggtttgtcggacgagggagCTTCCTCGGGAGCGACGCGCGGCGCGTCTTTTTTGGCgatgtccccgtcttcgccccGGGCATATTCCTGCAAGATTCGATAGAGCTCCTCGGTCATCTTCGGTGGTTTAGGGCCCGattccttggagaaggccttgcatgcatgcatcgatcaCGGTGATCGACGATGGGTTGACGATTTGGCTTCGcaccttcgcaaagcgatggaagaagcttcgaaGGGATTCCCtcggcttttgtttcacggcgtatagctcgtgagcctgcacgggttctttgaagtttccttgaaagttggcgatcaagacctcttggaggcgctcccacgagtgcacggaattcttccgcaggttataaaaccaagtttgtgCCATTCCGGTcagcgcgagcggaaagagattgcacatctcgacgggtCCTTCCCCGGCGGCCCATATTgcggtggagtagacgtccgagaattgaagaggattcgATTCCCCATCGTACGGCCGTATTGtaggcggcttgaaccttggcgaaaaaggcgcgtcttggatctcccgcgtgagcgggttgcaagtcagccgattcttttggttccttcggtggtgaggtcctccctcgtcgctttcGTCACTAGAGGGGTCGCTcggagaatgatctcggcgttttcttggggggtcggagcgtcgacgggaattcctttcgccgccggcacgggtTCCGGATTCTGCCATTTGCTCGTTCCCATGCATgctggggtctcgttccccgCGAGGCGCAGCTTCAGGCGGTACCTGGATGGCACCTTGCTCGACCTCGACGGGGGGAGCGATGGGCTCTTGCGGGGtactcgcaaagcgaggttgatgCTGAGCGTGTGCGACTTGAAGAAcgccttgcggcggaagcccccaatagGGATGATCGCCCATAgagctccatgggcgatcgcggcgagcgccagtggaggcaatcccgggttggaggggtcgtaggctgggactccttggttttccggcgcggatcctcccgacgccacattgtttcctcttgtaggttccgagggcaagGTCACTACAGGTTGTAGGGAAGATGGCgtgaagcccatcgagcgaggcatgccgagttccgtatccgttgcgggggcggcaaccgtaggcagctcgccgatccttgccatcatgttggtgagtgtcgagggaccgcctacgacggtttcgagcacctcggttcctttCGGGACGGCCGTAGTGAAGGGGTGACCGCGACTTCCGTCGTGGCAACCATGCTGTTAGCCAGGTgtttgggccgagcggatcttcccaagtcacttttagcgagagattcgtcggggccgcctcttacttggaccgaacgcgtctttccaagtatcgagattaggataccctcgaaattctaacccaaccccttctccttcgaacCCGTaccaaccaaggttagctcggagcctcgaaatTAGAGTCTCCTAgtaggcttcctcgaggccggtcgactttcagtcgagagcggcacgcgagagcgaaccttagagggaggaagtgagggttggtccatggaccagcatggaccatggaccaaaagtcTCATCTCCGCACCTTTCTTTCCCACTACGGTAGCTCATTCCACCTTTTGAtcatggcatgagaggtttgATTTGTtaacttgtttttctttgccaCGTAGAATTGACTGCGTCACGTGGGCGTTTTGACTCATGTTtaggaaatgttgacttagtcgtcgccacgtaggatttacgccCAGCTcatataaggattttattttactacaacaagtTAAGTTCATAAAGTGACCAATAGGGACAAAATCAAGACAAATTACAGCGACACACAACATCGATCAGTGTCATGGAGGTTGCTGACATATGGATTCGGACCCACGCCTCGGGGATTTTCATGGCACCGAATCTCAATACAGACTGCAATGATGGAATGATCTGTTTTTAGGGGAAAATAGTTCGTTATTAATCTAAATTTAGAAGGGGGGAAGGTATATATAGAGTGGTATGTCGTGTTTATGATGTTTTAACCATTCGATTGTTTTTCTGGCAGAAAGACATTCGATTTTGTAGGCGATGTTACTCTATGATAAAGGAAAAGCCCGTACCAGTGAAAAGTGCTTTGGACTATTGGTTACTCCTCTCACTCCAAAAGAGACCATGGATGTCTGCACTTCATAATTACAAAAAAGATTGTCATATTAGAGTATTATTTTCAGTCAAAAACTGTCATATCATATCTCATATCTTTTGAGTATCAAATCCCTCAGCACATTACACTAGACTatctgcaggctgcagctgctaCATCTCTATACGCTGTCCAGTCACATCGAGTCCTCATGTAGTCAGCCATGAGAGCCAATCTTCGTACCTTAAGTTTTTTATATGTGTTTAATCTATCCATCTAAACAAATGAAAGCCGATTATTGCGTTCTTTTCACTCAACCGATTAAGCTATTAGTAGAATAAACGAGGAAACCGCATGCAAATTAGTCACCTAACAATGAGTACCTAAGATTCCGAGCATCATACCCACAATATAAGAATGGGAAATTATAGGGAATAAAGGAATAAAAATAGGAGGAAAGCAAGTTAGTAAGTAAAGCAGGGCGACCAAATTCCCCGTCCAACCGCAAAGGACAAACTTGTGTGTCTAAACTAAACGAAAAGTTGCGTCAAGCAAAGGCAGGaaaagagggaggaggggaaaAGCTGATGCAGATGGAGGGGAAAGAAAGGCTAAAGCTGGTACAAAGCCAGAAGTACCAGTCCTAGATTAATATACACTTAAGTTAAGTAGTAACAAACATGATATAAACTACAGGATAAAGAAAATAATGACAACATTAgggggaaaggaaaggaaaaggaaaaaaggggTGCCCGTGGGCTGCAGCCGCTCTGCAGGAGCGGGTAAGGACGGCCTCTGGGCCCCTGCGGGAGGGGACTGGTGGGCCAGCTGCGGAGCCCACGGAGTCTAAGGTAACGCGACCGTGGAAGCCAGCCAGCGGAGACCGGATCGACGCATGATTCCCATTGGATTAGACCCGATCTCACGCCATACGTTGAGGGTTTCACCGTTGGTAGAGAAGACTCATCAATCATCAGGGCTTGGAGACGGATGCGGCGTCCTTGGGATGTGAcgcctcggcgccgccgtcggccgcgCACGCGCCGCCGTTGTTGCCGGGCACCATGGCCGACTGCGCCGTGAGCACGGACATGCTCGGCGAGGCCGGCACGGCGGCGTCGTGCATCTGGCGCATGGCGTTGAGGTGGTGCGGGAAGGCATGGCCGGAGGGTGGCCGGAGCTGGCACGTggcggaggagatggcggaggcgagggagaCGGGCATGAGGCAGAGGCCCTTCCCTTGCAGGTACTGCATGGCGGCGCCCATGTCCTCCTCCATCAGCTTCGCCACCTGCTGCTCCGTCACCGTCAGGCTGTCGCTCTCCGccgcggggccgccgccgttgcccgcgccgcctcgccccTGCAACCACGCACAAGGACATCAGCTACTTGGGGGTAGTGGCGTCATTTCACGCGGCGGCACGCGAGCTACTGTGGCATGGCAGTAGCTATCAGGCCGTGGCACACTGAAAAGGTTGTTCACATCTGGTGATTCTTTCGGGCTCAGCACTGGTCGCATGGGGGAGAGTGCGAGTGGCGAGAAGAGCTGAGAGACCCAAGGTTTACCTCCGAGGACATGTCGGCCACCAGCGGtgcgacggcagcggcgccacccAACCGGCTCATGCTCAGCACCTGTGTGTTCTAGACGTCAGTAACTTGATCTAACCAACAACACTGCATCATGTAATTAATAAATCTGTTACTACTATAATTAACATGCATGCTTGCCTTGACTTGCAGCTGCAGGAATTTGACGTAGTCGATGATCTCGTCCAGCATCGACGCCTTGTCCGTCTGCATCCACTCCAAGCACAAACACATGCGCGGTTAACGATCAGCGACAGTGAAAGGCGATAGAATTGACGGCAGCAAACACGAAAGAAAGCAGCATCGTCACAAAAGGCTCTCGGaaccggcgccggccgggcAGGATTTCTAGGCGGAGAGCGGGGAAAGCCATGGCAGACCACCGTACCCCAGCATGGAGCACGGCGCGTTTGCCGAGAGAGCACGTCGGTGGTCAAGTAGGCCAACGTGCGGGTAAATGTGCCCCGCACGCGCGCGCCAACGCCACTGGCCATCTCTCCCGTCTCTCAGTATATCAAACTCGATGAAATCTCAATCTGAGGGCTTCAACTTTCTTTTTGCTTCGATACTGTTCATGCTCCTATTTTAATCGACCCCGGACATTGAACTGATCTACAGTAGTACTCCAAAAAGCAGCAACTTTCCAACCAAAAAACCCTAGTGGAAGCTTAATTTCATCTTCAATTCGCTTCGATCTTAATGCGAGTCAAAGCTGCTAGTACGATCTCCGGCTCATTTTTGCTCACCTTGTTGGCGTTGGGCACCAGTTCTTGCAGGGCCTTCATTCGCTCGGCGATCCTCTCCCGACGAAGCTGCGAAACATCGAAGACCACATGATTAGGGGAGGATCAATCAGTAAACTTGTACAGGGAAAACGAGGCTAAAATTGAACACGATGACATGAGTATAGGACTTATATAACGATGAAACGGACAAAGGAATAATAGTAGTAGGCGGAAGCCGGAAGGATCCAAATCAAGGAAACAACAAAACGCCGGGAACTGAACTGATTGGATTAGCGGTAACTGCTCCCCTTGGATTTATCTCCTGGCTAAATTGCCGGACAAACTACTAGTTAGTGAGAGTAGTAGCGAGTGTCGTTTGATGAAAACTTACTCGCTCGGCGATGCTGTGGGGGTCGGTGGCTTGGCCTCGCCTCGCGCGCACCCGCTGCCTTGGCGGCGCCTGCGtaccaccgcctcctccaccacccgcCCCAGCTTGTGGCTGCGCCCCGCCTCCAGAGGCGGCCCCTCCTCCGAAGGTCTGGTTCGGCATAGGTGCCGTTTGCTGCTGCGAGAAGCGACGCCGTTCAGAGAGTGGGAAATTAAGAGAGAGTGACCCAACGGTAGGTTACAAAGCTAGCTCAGCTACGTAATGTTGTAAGAGAAAACTACCTGGGGATGTGGCTGGAaatgttgctgttgttgctggaGCGATCCAGCGAAGCCGCCGAAGACGCCGGCTTCCCCTCCCTGAAAGCAGCAGCGGACAGAAACGTGAGCTTTTcgcaaagaaaaggaaagattcTCGATTCGTCAAGGGAAGGGGGACGGAGAAAAAGGCGCAGCAGCAAGTGGGTTAATTTCGAGCGAAGGAGGTGGGATTCTTATCAGTACGGCGGAATTGGCGGCGGCTTTCAGCAGCGCCTGCACGTCGCCGCCCGATCCGCCGTTGCCGAGGGTGAGCGGCAGGATCATGCCGCTGTCCCCGCGGCCCGTGCCGCCCTGGAGCATCATGTGGTGGCCGTGGCCATGGCCCGCTTGCCTCAGATCGGCGAGTTGCTGCAGAACCATCTGCTTCGCGGCCCCACCGGCGCCTGAGCCcggccccccgccgccgctaaTCTGGTTCTGCCGGAGCCGCGACGCCAGCATCACTGACTCGTCGTACGGCCCCccaaactgctgctgctgctgcatccctGAGTCATCCTCGGGGGGCttcgcggccgcggcggcggtggcgagctcGTGCCAGGCCGAGGGCGGCAGGCTGCCGAACATCTGGTCGAGGAAGTCGTcgtgcacgccgccgccgccgccattggcGCCGCCCGGCCCCGCGTGGCCGTTGTTGCGCAGGTCGCCCATGGAGAtctggccggcgccggcagccgcggcggccatggcttgCAATTCCCTTGTCGTGGGCTGCATCGCGCGCGCACTAGGGCTtacgggaggaggcggggtaGGTACGTTAGGGTTAGGGAGAAAAATTGAAGCCCGAAGAGAAGGATGGAGACTTCAGGATGAATTGTGTGTGCGAGGGGGGAGGAGCTAGCTACACGGGGTTGGCGTCGTCGGCTATTTATAAACGGGATGGGTCAGTTACTCAGCTTCTGCGCAGAGCGCGATGGTTATCGCTTCGCTAACCAAAGCGTTTGTTTGATCGTGTGTGAGAGAGATTGcagatttcctttttctattttttgagATGGAGAGATTTACAGATTTCGAGTAGACTACTGATAGCATTATAGCGTGTGTGACGGCTTTTGGAAATCCGTGCCGTGTAGTAGTTTCTGAGTGTACAAAATGGGACGATGGTTCAGATCTCCTGTAAAAGGTAAATTTCCAGAAAACTGGTAACGACGACTGTGACTCGGATCTTCTGGGAAAAGTAAATTTGTGGCCTCCTTGTTGATTAAGCAAACGGATTGAAGTTATGGAGCTTCCGATCGTTCGCTGTTGCGATCAAACCAACTCATGCTCATTTGGATCTAAAATGTACTTTTACTTTTCAAAGTTGCAGTACTAAGTCATGtagattttgttttctactCATCGAAATATCACATCTATCTGGATGTTTTTATCTGGACAAATTTgcgtcaagaatttaggaccaGAAGAAATACATCATACTTTCATAAGTTCTAGCACAGTGTCCTCCACAAATTGCGCTGGAAATGGTTTCATATTTTCTCAGTTCTAAGTGTATTTTTAGGTTTTGTTTTGAGTCAAAACTATTATCGCTTCACTGATTTTATTAGAAAACATAGCAACATTTATGACACTAAATTACTATCATTAGATCTATTTTAAaatgtagtttcataatataccgatttgatgtcatatgtgttgctattttttcaacaaagttggtcaaatctagacaagtttgacttaagacaaacCTACATGTACACTTATTCGTGGACAAAGGAAGTACATTTCTACTTTTCAACTTCATTGGTCTGCAGAATAATATTTAATCCTCAATTTTAAATTACACAAAACACTAAAACCGTGACTTTTTAGGTGTGCACCATCTGTAGTATaagaatttacaaatttaggGCATTTTAGGTAGGTTGACTGACGTTTATAGGAGACGACATGTTTTATTAATCTCTATCTCTACTACTTATAAAGGCACCaacatgttcttttttaaATCTTCCCCCACAAAACGTACACCAACTCTTCCCACCtcacaaaaacaaataattaGGCCCACAAATCAGCTCAAACAAATAACGTTTAGTCTGCTAATTTTTTATGTGTGTGCGTTTAGCCATTAATTTACGTCCGATGATGCTCTACCACCCGACTCCTGAAGTCTCGATCCGCACATACGCGATCTGACCCACTACCCTTGGCGCGCCTCCGCCATCAACTCgaccgcccgccgccaccgccctctCCCGCGTCGCGCGCCCGTCGCCGCTTCGCGCCCTCAcgtccccgcctccgccgcctcgcgccctcacgcgcgcgccgcccaccGGCGCCCGACGCCACGCCTCGCGCCCTCACGTGCATGCCTTCCAgagcccggcgccgccgccctcgcgccCCGCATCGACAGCAAACTcatctcccgccgccgccgcccttgcgCCCCGCATCTGTCACCAACTCCTCTCTCTCGAGGCCGACTCCTCAAGCCCCGCACCGGGACACGCGAACGCGAGGTGCCCAGTGGCGTCGAGGCACCACTATTCCGTTGAGTCGTCATCGCCTTAGCGCCCGCACGAGTCGCCGCGGACGCGGCCGGAGCATCCGCCGCCCTGTCCAGTCCCCTAGAAGTGAGCTTCTTGCTACAActtctcctctccccttgaTTTTATGTGCAGTTCATTTTCAATTCCCCGAACTGTTGTTATGTGCTTAGCTTCGATGGTTGATTACAGTTTGGCTGGATGATTTATTTGTTAGGATGTTGGATTCACCAAACTAGATTGGGTGTAGTTACAAAATTCAGTCCTAATTTGGTTTAATTTTGAATCAATTAGTCCTCCTCAAACCCGCTGGAGATGCAGCCCGAACGCTCATGGGAACTCCTCCGCATTCCTCTGTTTCTTTGAGGCATGGAACAAGAGTGACATTTCTGCTCAATGTCTGCTTGTGCTAATGCCTGAAAGAAAGCTATGTTTGGTTGAAGTTCCATTTGCTACAGAAAATGAATATGTACCGTTCAAATGTACCTCTTAATTTTCTGTGATAAAAAGTTAAAAACCAATATGCCAAAAATGGGAATTTGCATCAAAAGGATCAGTACATGCAAACGTTCTCATTGAGATATTATTGACTGTGTTTTCTATTTGGGTCACTTTATAGGCCTCCTGCTTGTCTGACTATCTTTTAAAAATTCTTCAGACAAATGATACTCAACTCAGCACAATGGTGGCAGAAGAGGTACTCCTTGATATGATGATATGTACTATGAGCGGCCAATATTACTGATTTGGATAATAATTTCTGCTCCAACTCTTTTGTCAATACTTGAAAATTGGCATAAGCTGATCTACTGTCATCTTCATATCGATTAGAACTGCCCAGGTAAGCATTTAAATTGAATATAGATCCATGCTTCACTATTAATATTTTACTACTCTATGTAAGTATCACCTGTGTTGATGATTGTGGTTTTCGAAAATTAACAATTCTCAATGCTCAAAGTACTATTAGATTATGACACTATCACATTGCTAGCCAACccatttcctttttgttctgAATTTCAATTTGCATTTGATAATCCTCTTCTGGATGTCGTGTAAACTGCAACGAGGTTACTTTTATAACCACTATTGGAGTACCTAATGAATCTATGTGCTTGTATATTCTCGGAGATAAGGGTTTGTCTTCTCTAGGGAAGGAGCTGGTTCTCTTCTCATAATGGAAGAGTTGCATAAGAAGAACAGCATTAGAAATGGTAAGTGGTAGTGAGGGAATTTATATACAGTTTCTGATGGGAAAGGAGAACATGGTCCTGAAAAATTGAAGGTGGCGTTCTTATTTGTCTTACTGGTTCTGGTTGCCATTTTTTCAAGGATAATATGGATGCTATCTCCGTTGATTCAGAAGTACTCTCAGAAGTAATTCAACCTCTTGCATTTCTGTTTCTATCTCATGTAAAATCCCTCTCATGAGATCCACTCTGTAACCAGTTTTACTAATATGTTTTGACTGCCCCTTGGAGCAGCATTTgacagaaaagagaaaaaagactCAGTTTTACTAATATGATGCATGCATTAGTTTTCCCATGaagagagctttccaaaacaGCAACGAACA carries:
- the LOC100826168 gene encoding transcription factor bHLH66 isoform X1, which gives rise to MQPTTRELQAMAAAAAGAGQISMGDLRNNGHAGPGGANGGGGGVHDDFLDQMFGSLPPSAWHELATAAAAAKPPEDDSGMQQQQQFGGPYDESVMLASRLRQNQISGGGGPGSGAGGAAKQMVLQQLADLRQAGHGHGHHMMLQGGTGRGDSGMILPLTLGNGGSGGDVQALLKAAANSAGGEAGVFGGFAGSLQQQQQHFQPHPQQQTAPMPNQTFGGGAASGGGAQPQAGAGGGGGGGTQAPPRQRVRARRGQATDPHSIAERLRRERIAERMKALQELVPNANKTDKASMLDEIIDYVKFLQLQVKVLSMSRLGGAAAVAPLVADMSSEGRGGAGNGGGPAAESDSLTVTEQQVAKLMEEDMGAAMQYLQGKGLCLMPVSLASAISSATCQLRPPSGHAFPHHLNAMRQMHDAAVPASPSMSVLTAQSAMVPGNNGGACAADGGAEASHPKDAASVSKP
- the LOC100826168 gene encoding transcription factor bHLH66 isoform X2, with product MQPTTRELQAMAAAAAGAGQISMGDLRNNGHAGPGGANGGGGGVHDDFLDQMFGSLPPSAWHELATAAAAAKPPEDDSGMQQQQQFGGPYDESVMLASRLRQNQISGGGGPGSGAGGAAKQMVLQQLADLRQAGHGHGHHMMLQGGTGRGDSGMILPLTLGNGGSGGDVQALLKAAANSAGGEAGVFGGFAGSLQQQQQHFQPHPQQTAPMPNQTFGGGAASGGGAQPQAGAGGGGGGGTQAPPRQRVRARRGQATDPHSIAERLRRERIAERMKALQELVPNANKTDKASMLDEIIDYVKFLQLQVKVLSMSRLGGAAAVAPLVADMSSEGRGGAGNGGGPAAESDSLTVTEQQVAKLMEEDMGAAMQYLQGKGLCLMPVSLASAISSATCQLRPPSGHAFPHHLNAMRQMHDAAVPASPSMSVLTAQSAMVPGNNGGACAADGGAEASHPKDAASVSKP